From one Ignavibacteria bacterium genomic stretch:
- a CDS encoding S8 family serine peptidase encodes MNQRNQLKCCFVRDWQYILALLVISSLFACPLDAQSQSRELYRIHFTDKGNEPFRPGSELYQATLQRFNPKAIERRKAAGRHPILDWADMPVNEAYVTALDVVGVKPILTLRWTNCVLAELSPLQVTVLSQVGFVRSIEKVREVHYRPLSMTDDCSPARPGASSDAHSLLNTMPILHSGITGNSVRLGLIDTGFRYRAMSSLRHLRVVGEFDYIQNDSLVDNNDTDTSGQDGHGSIVLSIAGGWLQDTLIGFAPNADYILAKTEDLRFERRIEEEAYCAAIEWMEMEGAQIISSSLGYYSFDTTEQPMDPVVFDGSTTWAAQYVNRAAELGVLTVTAAGNNGAGEQSLLTPADADSVIAVGAVDYSGVVWGQSSSGLTYDKRVKPDVACMGQSVQCQDRDGSIKRVSGTSMATPQIAGSLALLCELYPMSTASIVKHILFSTCWTKPENGTKTGKGIPDVTLAARRLGAVYGSGYGKPVAIRHGDSIIILVAIFDTSQVDAGITITTALGLRTFTGYRIDSLWYGFSIPLQDAGTDTIAVRFSASVGKRISYLPDPNGFVRLPSAANHIPCGIRLPGSIVSVQSGVLEQSQITLYPNPVQHGETLTITGIRRPRSLQIVCVGTGTIVHSESTPTELHQYKLQVPELDPGLYLVVIYTESDITTLPVIIL; translated from the coding sequence ATGAATCAAAGAAATCAGCTCAAGTGCTGTTTTGTTCGGGACTGGCAGTACATACTTGCCTTGCTTGTGATCTCCAGCCTGTTTGCATGTCCGCTCGATGCGCAATCTCAGAGCCGGGAACTCTACAGAATCCACTTTACCGACAAAGGCAATGAACCATTTCGGCCGGGTTCTGAGCTTTATCAGGCAACCCTACAACGTTTTAATCCAAAAGCTATTGAGCGCAGGAAGGCTGCTGGCAGGCACCCGATTCTGGACTGGGCAGATATGCCTGTAAACGAAGCCTATGTAACCGCACTCGACGTTGTGGGTGTTAAACCGATCCTTACTCTGAGATGGACAAATTGTGTTCTTGCCGAACTTTCACCGCTTCAGGTTACTGTGCTTAGTCAGGTTGGCTTTGTCAGGAGTATCGAAAAAGTGCGTGAGGTTCATTACCGTCCGCTGTCCATGACGGATGACTGCAGCCCCGCCCGTCCCGGAGCGTCATCCGATGCACATTCACTCCTGAACACCATGCCGATTCTTCATTCAGGTATTACGGGAAATTCAGTACGGTTAGGTCTGATTGATACCGGCTTCCGGTACCGTGCCATGAGCTCGCTACGCCATCTGCGCGTTGTTGGAGAATTCGATTACATCCAGAATGACTCACTGGTTGACAATAATGATACGGACACCAGCGGACAAGACGGTCACGGCAGCATTGTTCTGAGTATTGCGGGTGGATGGCTTCAAGACACTCTGATCGGCTTTGCACCAAACGCTGATTACATTCTGGCAAAAACCGAGGACCTGCGCTTTGAACGTCGCATCGAAGAAGAAGCATACTGTGCAGCCATCGAGTGGATGGAAATGGAGGGGGCTCAGATAATCTCTTCATCGTTAGGCTACTACAGTTTCGATACTACTGAACAACCTATGGATCCGGTTGTGTTCGACGGTAGCACGACGTGGGCTGCCCAATACGTTAACAGAGCTGCAGAGCTCGGGGTACTTACGGTTACCGCTGCCGGCAATAACGGTGCAGGTGAACAATCGCTGCTTACTCCTGCCGATGCTGACAGTGTAATTGCGGTTGGCGCTGTTGATTACAGCGGTGTGGTGTGGGGTCAGAGCTCATCAGGCCTCACCTACGATAAGCGAGTCAAACCTGATGTTGCGTGTATGGGTCAGTCTGTACAGTGTCAGGACCGCGATGGCTCGATAAAACGTGTATCTGGAACATCAATGGCTACACCTCAAATTGCAGGATCATTGGCATTACTGTGTGAGCTATATCCAATGAGCACAGCCTCCATTGTTAAGCATATTTTGTTTTCAACATGCTGGACAAAGCCTGAGAACGGTACGAAAACCGGTAAAGGCATTCCGGATGTCACCCTGGCAGCCCGCAGATTGGGTGCAGTGTATGGGAGTGGATACGGCAAACCCGTAGCTATCCGGCACGGTGACAGCATCATTATCCTTGTTGCCATATTTGATACCAGTCAGGTGGATGCCGGCATTACCATTACTACGGCTCTCGGTCTGCGTACATTTACCGGATATCGCATCGACTCGCTATGGTACGGGTTTAGTATCCCATTGCAGGATGCAGGTACAGACACCATTGCCGTGCGGTTCAGCGCATCTGTCGGCAAGCGGATCTCATATCTGCCAGACCCCAACGGCTTTGTTCGTTTGCCGTCAGCAGCAAATCACATCCCATGCGGAATACGTCTGCCGGGAAGTATCGTATCGGTGCAATCAGGCGTTCTGGAACAGAGTCAGATCACTCTGTATCCAAACCCTGTACAGCATGGTGAAACTCTTACGATTACCGGAATCAGGAGACCACGATCACTTCAGATAGTCTGTGTTGGTACCGGTACCATTGTGCACTCTGAATCTACACCAACGGAATTGCACCAGTACAAGCTACAAGTACCGGAGCTGGATCCCGGGTTGTACCTGGTAGTTATCTACACTGAATCGGATATTACAACACTTCCAGTCATCATTTTATAG
- a CDS encoding SDR family NAD(P)-dependent oxidoreductase, with protein MKSVIVTGATGGLGTIVTQHLRTIGWNVITVNGRTTDLTRMDAVERFVASVAEPVTGLVHLVGGILPAAPVHTTTIDDFNWYVAVNLTTTYTIVRAMMPRLIQSGSGSIVTIGANDALHQTAHRSLYAATKSAVVAFTKAIAEEGKPDNIRANVIVPSIIRTPANLEWGDADEVPKWVDPGHVAQTIEFLLSPSCGLNGAVLTMPGGLTL; from the coding sequence ATGAAATCAGTCATCGTCACCGGGGCAACGGGAGGTTTAGGAACAATCGTAACACAGCACCTCCGCACCATCGGATGGAACGTAATTACCGTAAATGGAAGAACAACTGACCTCACCAGGATGGATGCTGTTGAACGGTTCGTTGCCTCTGTTGCAGAACCTGTAACCGGGTTAGTTCATCTTGTGGGGGGAATACTGCCCGCAGCACCGGTACACACAACAACTATTGACGATTTTAACTGGTACGTGGCAGTCAATCTTACAACAACATACACAATTGTCAGAGCTATGATGCCACGGTTGATTCAGTCAGGCTCGGGAAGCATCGTAACCATTGGCGCCAACGATGCGCTGCATCAAACTGCACATCGCTCGCTATACGCTGCCACGAAAAGCGCTGTTGTTGCCTTTACGAAGGCAATTGCCGAAGAAGGGAAACCAGACAATATCCGCGCTAATGTCATTGTTCCCAGTATTATCCGTACCCCGGCCAACCTTGAATGGGGCGATGCCGATGAAGTGCCAAAATGGGTAGACCCCGGGCACGTAGCACAAACGATTGAGTTTCTTCTTTCACCATCGTGCGGATTAAATGGTGCTGTACTGACCATGCCCGGTGGATTAACATTGTAA
- a CDS encoding ABC transporter ATP-binding protein: MKFILGFYKPFAWRVIIALAIMIPTSAVSLLFPWLTGSLVDSIITSGAGSALMALAAIFLGLLICQAILSYAVSVTLATATENVIGHLRTTLFEHIVRLPLAFLTQYRVGELASRLSSDLTQIQETFTVSLVQLFRQGVLLVGALIVIVSTSLPLTIPIVICTPLVVAVAVFLGRKIRKLSMSTQDALATSAAVVDETLQGIMAVKSFEMEHFEAQRYSTAISNTVAYAIKGAKVRALFVTFIIFVVFGGIAGVILYGANLVAEKAISIGELLSFLMYAMFVGGSLGSLAELVGQVQKTIGASIRIQEILQQPVEVLTVPANPSPLPQTHVTAPSSLDPDGIPAIEFRDVGFVYSDRTGHAAVRNLSFTIHSGSRVAFVGESGAGKSTTAALILRLYEPTTGEILYDGTNSRLLSLTNVRSRVGIVPQDVVLLGGTIEDNIRYGRSDASWDEVQDAARQANALGFIETLPGKWQTEVGERGTKLSGGQKQRIAIARALLKNPEILILDEATSSLDATSEQQIQEALDRLMTNRTTIIIAHRLSTVRSCDTIFVFENGTIIEHGSHPELIQHDCSRYKKWADLQFLTG, translated from the coding sequence ATGAAGTTTATACTCGGTTTCTATAAGCCATTTGCGTGGCGTGTTATAATCGCCCTGGCCATCATGATCCCAACAAGTGCCGTAAGCCTGCTCTTCCCATGGCTTACCGGCAGTCTTGTCGATTCAATTATTACCAGCGGAGCAGGAAGTGCCTTGATGGCCCTGGCAGCTATATTCCTTGGTCTGCTGATTTGCCAGGCTATTTTGAGCTACGCTGTAAGCGTAACGCTGGCAACAGCAACCGAGAACGTTATTGGACACCTGCGCACAACCCTGTTCGAACACATCGTAAGGCTTCCACTGGCGTTCCTGACGCAATACCGCGTAGGTGAACTGGCATCGAGGTTATCGAGTGACCTAACGCAAATTCAGGAAACATTTACTGTTTCCCTTGTCCAGCTTTTCCGACAGGGCGTTCTTCTTGTTGGTGCACTGATTGTTATCGTTTCAACCTCTTTGCCACTTACCATTCCAATCGTGATTTGTACTCCCCTCGTTGTGGCTGTTGCCGTGTTTTTGGGACGCAAGATCAGAAAGCTTAGCATGTCAACTCAGGATGCACTTGCAACCAGTGCAGCTGTTGTGGATGAAACGCTTCAGGGTATTATGGCAGTAAAATCGTTCGAAATGGAACACTTTGAGGCACAACGATATTCAACCGCGATCAGCAACACAGTTGCTTACGCAATTAAAGGAGCAAAAGTCCGTGCGCTATTCGTAACCTTTATTATCTTCGTCGTCTTTGGTGGTATTGCCGGCGTGATACTGTACGGTGCAAACCTGGTTGCCGAAAAAGCCATTAGTATTGGTGAACTGTTATCATTTCTGATGTATGCCATGTTTGTTGGCGGTTCACTGGGCAGTCTGGCGGAGCTTGTTGGACAGGTACAGAAAACAATCGGCGCAAGTATCCGCATTCAGGAGATACTACAGCAGCCTGTGGAAGTACTAACAGTACCGGCAAACCCAAGCCCCCTGCCACAGACGCATGTAACTGCACCCTCCAGCCTTGATCCTGATGGCATACCGGCTATTGAATTCCGGGACGTAGGTTTCGTGTATTCTGATAGAACAGGCCATGCTGCGGTACGGAATCTATCGTTTACAATTCACTCCGGAAGTCGGGTGGCCTTTGTGGGTGAAAGCGGCGCCGGGAAAAGCACTACTGCTGCCCTTATCCTGCGACTGTACGAGCCAACAACCGGAGAGATCCTATACGATGGCACTAACAGCCGTCTGCTTTCCCTTACCAACGTCCGCTCACGCGTAGGTATCGTTCCGCAGGATGTTGTGCTTCTTGGCGGAACAATCGAAGACAATATTCGGTACGGGCGGAGTGATGCCTCATGGGACGAAGTGCAGGATGCCGCCCGCCAGGCTAATGCTCTTGGATTTATCGAGACACTGCCCGGTAAATGGCAGACTGAAGTTGGAGAGCGCGGGACAAAGCTGAGTGGCGGACAAAAACAGCGCATTGCCATTGCGCGGGCCTTGCTAAAAAATCCCGAGATTCTGATACTGGATGAAGCAACGAGTTCACTCGACGCAACAAGTGAACAGCAGATTCAGGAGGCACTCGATAGATTAATGACCAATCGAACCACCATCATCATTGCCCACCGACTGAGTACTGTTCGTAGCTGTGACACGATCTTTGTCTTCGAGAATGGTACAATTATCGAACACGGCTCTCATCCGGAATTGATTCAACATGATTGCAGCCGGTACAAGAAGTGGGCCGATCTTCAGTTTCTGACCGGATAA